In Streptomyces sp. NBC_01426, one genomic interval encodes:
- a CDS encoding SAV_6107 family HEPN domain-containing protein — protein MATPSPSPVHPVPRKSSAPPAALDLLAKAHRGLTEAVGLSRPNERYATAHLAALRAAAAVLAARGRPEPVNPRRRPRIRSAWEVLPEIAPELTEWSALFASGADRRARAEAGIPDAATGREADDLVREVGMFLRLVERMLSLRPVTPAAQELSKALPQPRPGRPHAG, from the coding sequence ATGGCCACACCGTCCCCGTCCCCTGTCCACCCCGTCCCGAGGAAGTCGTCGGCACCGCCGGCCGCCCTCGATCTGCTCGCCAAGGCCCACCGCGGCCTGACCGAGGCGGTCGGACTGTCCCGGCCCAATGAGCGCTACGCCACCGCCCACCTCGCGGCGCTGCGCGCGGCCGCGGCGGTGCTGGCCGCTCGCGGCAGGCCCGAACCGGTCAACCCGCGCCGGCGGCCCCGGATCCGCAGCGCGTGGGAGGTGCTGCCGGAGATAGCCCCGGAGTTGACGGAGTGGAGCGCCCTGTTCGCCTCCGGCGCCGACCGTCGGGCCCGGGCCGAGGCCGGCATACCGGACGCGGCGACCGGCCGGGAGGCCGACGACCTCGTCCGCGAGGTGGGGATGTTCCTGCGCCTGGTCGAGCGGATGCTGTCCCTGCGACCGGTGACCCCGGCCGCGCAGGAGCTGTCCAAGGCCCTGCCGCAGCCCCGGCCGGGGCGTCCGCACGCGGGATGA